A window from Brachyhypopomus gauderio isolate BG-103 chromosome 6, BGAUD_0.2, whole genome shotgun sequence encodes these proteins:
- the tuft1b gene encoding tuftelin 1b isoform X2 — protein MDLMEMDVSDRARQDFGSNGKENDSYICGSLTDFNQNIVLGPSSKFANQAAPIFPNEPVRPDASSFLEEKIEIIKVYLEGGAQGQDEELQRVKMLTDEASQIQEVRYCLKTLREQMASRYNNNNKFPSNDIRVSVPVSKSPISSTGVGEPLTETQEQECVRLKEVTQCLYAQLRELEKRHQEEKEALQQENRELQRRLEEQTEHVQQAENKNQRQDQHTEKLQRLLKDVEMENSTLCDKIASSEAELEELRALKDRENDSKCEQLEKELIIQKEKIHHLDDMLKSQQRKVRHMIEQLQNSRTTLEERDRFISDLEEKVAFLEAENREMHDQVDFYLGNQTTRSCQSDKGPQIVYSKPLTPTSPGNKALPFIKVIEIKS, from the exons GACAGCTACATCTGTGGGAGTCTTACAGACTTCAACCAGAATATAGTCTTAGGGCCGTCAAGCAAGTTTGccaaccag GCTGCGCCAATTTTTCCAAACGAACCAGTAAGGCCGGATGCCAGTTCTTTTTTAGAAGAGAAGATAGAGATAATCAAG GTCTACCTGGAGGGGGGTGCACAGGGCCAGGACGAAGAGCTTCAACGTGTCAAGATGTTGACTGATGAGGCATCACAAATTCAGGAG GTGAGGTACTGTCTGAAGACCCTGAGGGAGCAAATGGCATCCAgatataacaacaataataag TTTCCATCCAATGACATCAGAGTCAGTGTTCCTGTCAGCAAATCACCCATCTCCAGCACCGGTGTAGGTGAGCCTCTCACTGAGACCCAG gagcaggagtgtgtgaggctGAAAGAGGTGACACAATGTCTGTATGCTCAGCTGCGGGAATTGGAGAAGAGACACCAAGAGGAGAAAGAGGCATTGCAA CAAGAGAACAGGGAGCTCCAGAGGCGTCTTGAAGAGCAAACTGAGCATGTGCAGCAGGCCGAGAACAAGAATCAGAGGCAAGACCAGCACACTGAGAAATTGCAAAGACTTCTGAAAGATGTAGAGATGGAGAACTCCACACTTTGTGATAAAATAGCTTCCAGTGAGGCTGAGCTTGAAGAACTGAGAGCCCTAAAGGACAGGGAAAATGACAGCAA gtgtGAACAGCTGGAGAAAGAGCTAATCATTCAGAAAGAGAAAATCCATCATCTAGATGACATGCTAAAAAGCCAACAGAGGAAAGTCAGACATATGATTGAACAG CTTCAGAACTCAAGGACTACCTTAGAGGAGAGAGATCGTTTCATCAGTGACCTGGAAGAAAAGGTGGCTTTCCTCGAGGCAGAG AACCGAGAAATGCACGACCAGGTGGATTTCTATCTCGGTAACCAGACAACTAGAAGTTGCCAGTCAGACAAGGGACCCCAGATTGTCTACAG CAAACCTTTGACACCTACAAGTCCTGGGAACAAAGCTCTGCCCTTCATCAAAGTCATCGAGATCAAGTcctga
- the tuft1b gene encoding tuftelin 1b isoform X1, translated as MFQTERGKTSAVMEKKISSTCSDYQQAVSGFCCKDSYICGSLTDFNQNIVLGPSSKFANQAAPIFPNEPVRPDASSFLEEKIEIIKVYLEGGAQGQDEELQRVKMLTDEASQIQEVRYCLKTLREQMASRYNNNNKFPSNDIRVSVPVSKSPISSTGVGEPLTETQEQECVRLKEVTQCLYAQLRELEKRHQEEKEALQQENRELQRRLEEQTEHVQQAENKNQRQDQHTEKLQRLLKDVEMENSTLCDKIASSEAELEELRALKDRENDSKCEQLEKELIIQKEKIHHLDDMLKSQQRKVRHMIEQLQNSRTTLEERDRFISDLEEKVAFLEAENREMHDQVDFYLGNQTTRSCQSDKGPQIVYSKPLTPTSPGNKALPFIKVIEIKS; from the exons GACAGCTACATCTGTGGGAGTCTTACAGACTTCAACCAGAATATAGTCTTAGGGCCGTCAAGCAAGTTTGccaaccag GCTGCGCCAATTTTTCCAAACGAACCAGTAAGGCCGGATGCCAGTTCTTTTTTAGAAGAGAAGATAGAGATAATCAAG GTCTACCTGGAGGGGGGTGCACAGGGCCAGGACGAAGAGCTTCAACGTGTCAAGATGTTGACTGATGAGGCATCACAAATTCAGGAG GTGAGGTACTGTCTGAAGACCCTGAGGGAGCAAATGGCATCCAgatataacaacaataataag TTTCCATCCAATGACATCAGAGTCAGTGTTCCTGTCAGCAAATCACCCATCTCCAGCACCGGTGTAGGTGAGCCTCTCACTGAGACCCAG gagcaggagtgtgtgaggctGAAAGAGGTGACACAATGTCTGTATGCTCAGCTGCGGGAATTGGAGAAGAGACACCAAGAGGAGAAAGAGGCATTGCAA CAAGAGAACAGGGAGCTCCAGAGGCGTCTTGAAGAGCAAACTGAGCATGTGCAGCAGGCCGAGAACAAGAATCAGAGGCAAGACCAGCACACTGAGAAATTGCAAAGACTTCTGAAAGATGTAGAGATGGAGAACTCCACACTTTGTGATAAAATAGCTTCCAGTGAGGCTGAGCTTGAAGAACTGAGAGCCCTAAAGGACAGGGAAAATGACAGCAA gtgtGAACAGCTGGAGAAAGAGCTAATCATTCAGAAAGAGAAAATCCATCATCTAGATGACATGCTAAAAAGCCAACAGAGGAAAGTCAGACATATGATTGAACAG CTTCAGAACTCAAGGACTACCTTAGAGGAGAGAGATCGTTTCATCAGTGACCTGGAAGAAAAGGTGGCTTTCCTCGAGGCAGAG AACCGAGAAATGCACGACCAGGTGGATTTCTATCTCGGTAACCAGACAACTAGAAGTTGCCAGTCAGACAAGGGACCCCAGATTGTCTACAG CAAACCTTTGACACCTACAAGTCCTGGGAACAAAGCTCTGCCCTTCATCAAAGTCATCGAGATCAAGTcctga